One Planctomycetota bacterium genomic window carries:
- a CDS encoding serine/threonine-protein kinase codes for MTSIPKTLGKYQILGPLGQGGMGEVYKAYQPDLRRTVAIKTLLAGEHASPDSLERFLREARVAAQLVHPNIVQIYDIGAEGRLRYIVMEHVEGRSLKEVLSERGRLDPPSALRLARSVARALQFAHERGVIHRDIKPANILLDRQGRVRILDFGLAKTLTESGALTAGGTMIGTPCYMSPEQAFAAPEEVDARADVYSLGAVLYEMLTGRPPFEGATVLAVLRKIEAEDPAPPGVSPEVDALVLKALAKDPARRFQSAAEMAEALRAGLAGVGETGPATGRLAPDETATATVILKFPRRALRAAAAGAALLLAGLVVWASWPAASPPPVPPPVPPPPDPAAELRALLSRRHDVLSAELNRFRDDPQLCRIIAQHFIDRGQYSRALDYLKGYERAIFELASARGLQRFVSPVLFRLSIPQPRDLKGSEAFLMAALARHLEGKQDAARQKLRSAVDNGALSAHVLLVRAHIDLWDAFPDPASETSRTLLEGLRRDLAREDELFLLPLRALAADLAGDAAGARELANLLSRRAPSAAETFLLSSLLYLRAGRVDLALDELKEAHRMDPKNLEISIHQAYLRWLEVIDNPDVEKLYSEEDPAFDLEKMYADEMRQILDDRLRHDHYPAALFLRAVLHAFESRWEAAERDLATLSRRVAPFLEQATAHHPLLAAFLRAVGSREALLEAAADLQEHLGRTEAARATAQTIEGRDLPEPERAALLRRNHLRLARLWRADETRALVHVEQALRWGATPEEIRQEEGLGDLRHRPAFEELLRRHER; via the coding sequence CTTTCTGCGCGAGGCCCGCGTCGCCGCGCAGCTCGTCCATCCCAACATCGTCCAGATCTACGACATCGGCGCCGAAGGGCGGCTCCGCTACATCGTCATGGAGCACGTGGAGGGCCGTTCCCTCAAGGAGGTCCTCTCGGAGCGCGGCCGCCTGGATCCGCCTTCCGCGCTGCGCCTGGCGCGGTCCGTCGCCCGCGCCCTGCAGTTCGCCCACGAACGCGGCGTCATCCACCGGGACATCAAACCCGCCAACATCCTCCTCGACCGCCAGGGGCGCGTCCGCATCCTCGATTTCGGCCTGGCCAAGACCCTCACCGAAAGCGGCGCCCTCACCGCGGGCGGAACCATGATCGGCACCCCCTGCTACATGTCCCCCGAGCAGGCCTTCGCCGCGCCGGAAGAGGTGGACGCCCGCGCGGACGTCTACTCCCTCGGGGCGGTCCTCTATGAAATGCTGACCGGACGGCCCCCCTTCGAGGGCGCCACCGTCCTGGCGGTCCTCCGGAAAATCGAAGCGGAGGACCCCGCGCCCCCGGGCGTGTCGCCCGAGGTGGACGCCCTCGTCCTCAAGGCTCTGGCCAAGGACCCCGCGCGCCGTTTCCAGAGCGCCGCGGAGATGGCCGAAGCGCTCCGGGCGGGCCTGGCGGGCGTCGGCGAGACGGGACCCGCCACCGGCCGCCTGGCCCCCGACGAGACGGCGACCGCCACCGTCATCCTGAAATTCCCCCGCCGCGCGCTCCGCGCCGCCGCGGCCGGCGCGGCGCTGCTCCTGGCCGGCCTCGTCGTCTGGGCCTCCTGGCCCGCGGCGTCCCCCCCGCCGGTGCCCCCGCCGGTCCCTCCCCCTCCCGACCCGGCCGCCGAGCTTCGCGCGCTCCTGTCGCGCCGACACGACGTCCTGAGCGCCGAGCTCAACCGCTTCCGGGACGACCCCCAGCTCTGCCGCATCATCGCCCAGCATTTCATCGACCGCGGCCAGTACAGCCGCGCCCTCGACTATCTGAAGGGCTATGAGCGCGCGATCTTCGAGCTGGCCTCCGCGCGCGGGCTCCAGCGCTTCGTCTCGCCCGTCCTCTTCCGCCTCTCGATCCCCCAGCCGCGCGACCTCAAAGGCAGCGAGGCGTTCCTCATGGCCGCCCTCGCGCGGCACCTCGAAGGCAAACAGGACGCGGCGCGCCAGAAGCTCCGCAGCGCCGTCGACAACGGCGCCCTCTCCGCCCACGTCCTTCTCGTGCGCGCCCACATCGACCTCTGGGACGCCTTCCCCGACCCGGCCTCCGAAACGTCCCGGACGCTCCTCGAAGGCCTGCGCCGCGACCTGGCCCGGGAGGACGAGCTTTTCCTCCTTCCCCTGCGCGCGCTGGCGGCCGACCTGGCCGGCGACGCCGCCGGCGCCCGCGAGCTGGCCAACCTCCTCAGCCGGCGCGCCCCCAGCGCCGCGGAAACGTTCCTCCTGAGCTCGCTCCTCTACCTGCGCGCCGGACGCGTGGACCTGGCGCTGGACGAACTCAAGGAGGCCCACCGGATGGATCCCAAGAACCTCGAGATCTCGATCCATCAGGCGTACCTCCGCTGGCTCGAAGTGATCGACAACCCCGACGTGGAGAAACTCTACTCCGAAGAGGATCCGGCGTTCGACCTGGAGAAGATGTACGCCGACGAAATGCGCCAGATCCTGGACGACCGGCTCCGGCACGACCATTATCCCGCGGCGCTCTTTTTGCGGGCGGTGCTGCACGCCTTCGAGTCGCGGTGGGAAGCCGCCGAGCGCGACCTCGCGACCCTTTCGCGGCGCGTGGCGCCGTTCCTGGAACAGGCGACCGCCCATCATCCCCTTCTGGCCGCCTTCCTGAGAGCGGTCGGATCGCGGGAGGCGCTCCTGGAGGCGGCGGCGGATCTTCAGGAGCATCTGGGCCGCACGGAGGCGGCCCGCGCGACCGCCCAGACGATCGAAGGCCGGGATCTGCCCGAACCGGAGCGCGCCGCGCTTCTGCGCCGCAACCATCTGCGGCTCGCGCGCCTCTGGCGGGCGGACGAGACCCGCGCCCTCGTGCACGTCGAGCAGGCCCTGCGTTGGGGCGCCACGCCGGAAGAGATCCGGCAGGAGGAAGGGCTTGGAGACCTGCGTCACCGGCCCGCGTTCGAGGAGCTCTTGCGCCGCCATGAACGCTGA
- a CDS encoding RNA polymerase sigma factor, which yields MNAEEFEAQVAPHREALGRFVAMMVGRDGEDIVQEAVATAFRDVARFRNQSKFSTWLYGIALNLCRKHLRDKARHAAPAGPGVLEAQPARSRGVLSSVIRHEMAERLELSVGRLPTPLREAFVLRYVDGMDYPEIAEITGVTEGTARVRAFRARALLRQELGGVVDTVWVKDEPG from the coding sequence ATGAACGCTGAGGAATTCGAAGCCCAGGTGGCCCCGCACCGCGAGGCGCTGGGGCGGTTCGTCGCCATGATGGTGGGCCGCGACGGCGAGGACATCGTCCAGGAAGCCGTAGCCACCGCGTTCCGCGACGTGGCGCGATTCCGCAACCAGTCGAAGTTTTCGACCTGGCTGTATGGGATCGCGCTCAACCTCTGTCGCAAGCACCTGCGGGACAAAGCACGGCACGCCGCTCCCGCCGGTCCCGGCGTGCTCGAGGCCCAGCCGGCCCGGAGCCGGGGCGTGCTTTCGAGCGTGATCCGCCACGAGATGGCCGAGCGTCTCGAACTCTCGGTCGGCCGTCTGCCGACGCCCCTGCGGGAGGCCTTCGTCCTGCGCTACGTGGACGGAATGGACTACCCGGAGATCGCCGAGATCACCGGGGTCACCGAAGGCACCGCGCGGGTCCGGGCGTTCCGGGCCCGGGCGCTCCTGCGCCAGGAGCTGGGAGGCGTGGTCGATACCGTCTGGGTCAAGGACGAGCCCGGATAA